Proteins encoded together in one Gemmatimonadota bacterium DH-78 window:
- the rfaD gene encoding ADP-glyceromanno-heptose 6-epimerase, whose protein sequence is MYLVTGGAGFIGSNLVAALDDRGDRVAVCDRFGTDDKWKNLRRRELEALVAPESLGTFLEERADEVSAVIHLGAISATTETDADLIVDTNVRLSQSVWRWCTHQQVPLIYASSAATYGDGEEGFDDDGSPEALARLLPLNAYGWSKHLFDRWVARRVADGEPTPPAWAGLKFFNVYGPNEHHKGSMRSVVTKAWPRVAAGQSVTLFRSHHPDYADGGQMRDFVYVEDCVDVMLWLLDHPEVSGLFNLGTGRAQSWLELIGALFAAVGREPRIEWVDTPVEIRDRYQYFTQASMDRLRAAGYDRPLRAVEDAVPDYVERFLAPNRYR, encoded by the coding sequence ATGTACCTCGTGACCGGCGGCGCCGGCTTCATCGGCTCCAATCTCGTGGCGGCGCTCGACGACCGCGGCGACCGCGTGGCGGTCTGCGACCGTTTCGGCACCGACGACAAGTGGAAGAACCTGCGCCGGCGAGAGCTCGAGGCCCTCGTCGCGCCGGAGTCGCTCGGCACCTTTCTCGAGGAGCGGGCCGACGAGGTGTCGGCGGTGATCCACCTCGGCGCGATCTCGGCCACGACGGAAACCGACGCCGACCTGATCGTCGACACCAACGTTCGGCTGTCGCAGTCGGTGTGGCGGTGGTGCACCCACCAGCAGGTGCCGCTGATCTACGCATCGTCGGCCGCCACCTACGGCGACGGCGAGGAGGGATTCGACGACGACGGGAGCCCCGAGGCGCTCGCGCGCCTGCTCCCGCTCAACGCCTATGGCTGGAGCAAGCATCTCTTCGACCGCTGGGTCGCCCGGCGGGTGGCCGACGGCGAGCCGACGCCTCCGGCCTGGGCCGGCCTGAAGTTCTTCAACGTCTACGGGCCCAACGAGCACCACAAAGGGAGCATGCGCAGCGTGGTGACCAAGGCGTGGCCCCGAGTGGCGGCGGGCCAGTCGGTCACCCTCTTCCGCTCGCACCATCCCGACTACGCGGACGGCGGACAGATGCGGGACTTCGTCTACGTGGAGGACTGCGTCGACGTCATGCTCTGGCTGCTCGACCACCCCGAGGTGTCGGGGCTGTTCAACCTGGGCACCGGGCGAGCGCAGAGCTGGCTGGAGCTGATCGGCGCCCTCTTCGCCGCCGTCGGTCGCGAGCCCCGGATCGAGTGGGTGGATACGCCCGTCGAAATTCGCGACCGGTACCAGTACTTCACGCAGGCGTCGATGGACCGCCTCCGCGCGGCCGGCTACGACCGGCCGCTGCGAGCGGTGGAAGACGCGGTGCCCGACTACGTCGAACGCTTCCTCGCGCCGAACCGGTACCGCTGA
- the tsaB gene encoding tRNA (adenosine(37)-N6)-threonylcarbamoyltransferase complex dimerization subunit type 1 TsaB, translating into MTGLVLAIETSGPVGSVALARDGAVVARRFLRERGRHAGALPGAIAEVLRAAASTPAEVEAVAVGSGPGSFTGVRVAGAAANGFAHALGRPVVPVSSLAAAALTAAALPAGAGPWPAEGWPPVRTGVPVRVLFDARGDRVFTAVHEVLDDTATVIEAPRFARLPELLDGIGGAVVCGDAVLRHAEALEAAGAEVLPPPAGVPTADGVIAALARGLAGPPGPAGAWEPEYLRETGAVRARRQSDR; encoded by the coding sequence ATGACCGGCCTCGTCCTGGCCATCGAGACCTCCGGACCGGTCGGCTCGGTGGCGCTCGCTCGCGACGGCGCCGTGGTGGCCCGCCGGTTCCTGCGGGAGCGGGGACGCCATGCCGGGGCGCTGCCCGGTGCGATCGCCGAGGTGCTGCGAGCGGCCGCGTCGACGCCCGCGGAGGTGGAGGCCGTGGCCGTCGGGTCGGGCCCCGGATCGTTCACGGGGGTGCGGGTCGCGGGGGCGGCGGCGAACGGCTTCGCGCACGCCCTCGGGCGACCCGTCGTGCCCGTGTCGAGTCTGGCGGCGGCCGCATTGACCGCCGCGGCGCTCCCGGCCGGGGCCGGGCCCTGGCCCGCCGAGGGGTGGCCGCCGGTGCGCACCGGTGTGCCGGTGCGGGTGCTTTTCGATGCGCGCGGCGACCGGGTGTTCACGGCGGTCCACGAGGTGTTGGACGACACCGCAACCGTGATCGAAGCACCCCGCTTCGCCCGGCTTCCGGAGCTGCTGGATGGGATCGGTGGCGCCGTCGTGTGTGGCGACGCGGTGCTCCGCCACGCCGAGGCACTGGAGGCGGCGGGGGCCGAGGTGCTGCCGCCGCCCGCCGGCGTTCCGACGGCCGACGGAGTGATCGCCGCCCTCGCCCGGGGGCTGGCCGGCCCGCCGGGACCGGCCGGGGCGTGGGAGCCCGAGTACCTGCGTGAAACCGGCGCCGTACGGGCGCGTCGTCAGAGCGATCGGTGA
- the rimI gene encoding ribosomal protein S18-alanine N-acetyltransferase, which translates to MTAGRRIRRMTADDIARVVTIERASFSTPWPAEIFEGLLTRDGAELLVLDLPEAPVVGYAILWCILDQGELANIAVAEEWRGHALGSFLLQGVLDHAAERGVERLFLEVRKSNVVARELYRTRGFVEVGRRADYYRSPREDARVLLKTLRSGGAEPPKDAER; encoded by the coding sequence GTGACCGCGGGGCGCCGCATCCGCCGGATGACCGCCGACGACATCGCCCGGGTCGTAACGATCGAGCGAGCGTCGTTCTCCACTCCCTGGCCCGCGGAGATCTTCGAGGGGCTGCTCACGCGCGACGGGGCCGAGCTGCTGGTGCTCGACCTTCCGGAGGCGCCCGTCGTCGGGTACGCGATTCTCTGGTGCATCCTCGACCAGGGCGAACTGGCCAACATCGCGGTCGCCGAGGAGTGGCGCGGGCACGCCCTCGGGTCCTTCCTGCTGCAGGGAGTCCTCGATCACGCGGCGGAGCGCGGGGTGGAGCGGCTCTTTCTGGAGGTGCGCAAGTCGAACGTCGTTGCGCGGGAGCTCTATCGCACGCGCGGCTTCGTGGAAGTGGGTCGACGTGCCGACTACTACCGTAGCCCCCGCGAAGACGCGCGGGTGCTCCTCAAGACCCTTCGATCCGGGGGCGCAGAGCCTCCGAAGGACGCCGAACGTTGA
- the nrdR gene encoding transcriptional regulator NrdR: MRCPECDAAENRVVDTRTSRGGRAVRRRRECLVCETRFTTYEYVEERPVQVLKRDGSAEEFDREKLLRSLKIACAKRPVSPARMERIAEMVDETIARSAGVEVPSERIGELVMDALRPLDRVAYVRYASVYRNFQDIGEFTDFVDEMTHRQQQELQARNQVELPFG, encoded by the coding sequence GTGCGGTGCCCTGAATGTGACGCGGCCGAGAACCGCGTCGTCGATACGCGAACCTCGCGGGGCGGCCGGGCCGTTCGTCGCCGCCGCGAGTGCCTCGTGTGCGAGACCCGCTTCACCACCTACGAGTACGTCGAGGAACGTCCCGTCCAGGTGCTGAAGCGCGACGGCAGCGCGGAGGAGTTCGACCGCGAGAAGTTGCTGCGCTCTCTCAAGATCGCCTGCGCCAAGCGGCCCGTGTCGCCCGCGCGCATGGAGCGTATCGCCGAGATGGTGGACGAGACCATCGCCCGGTCGGCCGGGGTCGAGGTCCCCTCGGAGCGCATCGGCGAGCTGGTCATGGACGCGCTGCGTCCTCTGGACCGGGTGGCGTACGTGCGCTACGCCTCGGTCTACCGGAACTTCCAGGACATCGGGGAGTTCACCGACTTCGTCGACGAGATGACCCACCGTCAGCAGCAGGAGCTCCAGGCTCGGAACCAGGTGGAGCTCCCCTTCGGATGA
- a CDS encoding MotA/TolQ/ExbB proton channel family protein, whose product MTQPILLAQLRLPSSPIDMILGGTLPTKIVLVVLVLFSLVSVWIMWAKARQFRKVRRLGDEFISAMERAQRLEDAYKAILSLPDSPYGRVFRQGINFFSELRPGGLREGAQVQGLSAAQLEVLRLVLEKEEAEERDELARGLTWLAVVASVSPLLGLLGTVIGVMNAFLGITATGSTNIGAVAPGVAEALTTTVAGLFVAIPAVIAYNHFVSRLNLVSNELEGFSSEFIGTLAREGRV is encoded by the coding sequence GTGACCCAACCCATTCTGCTGGCCCAGCTCCGCCTGCCTTCGAGCCCCATCGACATGATCCTCGGGGGCACGCTCCCCACGAAGATCGTCCTGGTGGTGCTCGTTCTCTTCTCCCTCGTCTCGGTCTGGATCATGTGGGCCAAGGCGCGCCAGTTCCGAAAGGTGCGGCGTCTGGGCGACGAGTTCATCAGCGCGATGGAGCGGGCGCAGCGGCTCGAGGACGCCTACAAGGCGATCCTGTCGCTCCCCGATTCCCCGTACGGGCGGGTCTTTCGCCAGGGCATCAACTTCTTCAGCGAACTGCGTCCGGGGGGACTCCGCGAGGGTGCCCAGGTCCAGGGGTTGTCTGCCGCTCAGCTCGAGGTGCTGCGCCTCGTGCTGGAGAAGGAAGAGGCGGAGGAGCGCGACGAGCTGGCGCGCGGTCTGACCTGGCTGGCGGTGGTGGCCTCGGTGTCGCCCCTGCTGGGGCTGCTCGGCACGGTCATCGGTGTGATGAACGCCTTCCTCGGCATCACCGCTACCGGATCCACCAACATCGGGGCGGTGGCCCCGGGTGTGGCGGAGGCGCTGACCACTACCGTGGCGGGCCTCTTCGTCGCGATCCCCGCCGTGATCGCCTACAACCACTTCGTGTCGCGACTCAACCTGGTGAGCAACGAGCTCGAAGGCTTCTCGAGCGAGTTCATCGGCACGCTGGCGAGGGAAGGCCGCGTCTGA
- a CDS encoding tetratricopeptide repeat protein, translating into MTIRFPAGRAAVLLAALVSTGCATKGDLRDLQTEMRNLAERQDSLMVELRRQNRTTQDSIRRTSDQLFETRGDVSVRLGGIENSIERLTEVVGQMQQGLVDVRDQLGSGGGMRGSMGGSNPLGGGQPAGDAVADYNAAVRVYNMQQWTAARMGFEDFIQNYPSDELVPAAYYYLGEVWVQLDEPENAIEAYETVVQYHIGSDHAPLARLGLGLTYLEQGETALARNQFETLINTWGDHEAADRAREALAGMGGRPS; encoded by the coding sequence ATGACGATTCGATTTCCGGCGGGGAGGGCTGCAGTCCTGCTCGCCGCTCTGGTTTCGACGGGGTGCGCCACCAAGGGTGATCTGCGCGACCTCCAGACGGAGATGCGCAACCTGGCCGAGCGTCAGGACTCCCTGATGGTGGAGCTGCGGCGGCAGAACCGCACCACCCAGGACAGCATCCGCCGGACCTCCGACCAGCTCTTCGAGACCCGGGGCGACGTGTCGGTCCGCCTGGGCGGCATCGAGAACTCGATCGAGCGTCTCACCGAGGTGGTCGGCCAGATGCAGCAGGGCCTGGTCGACGTCCGCGACCAGCTCGGCTCCGGGGGCGGCATGCGCGGCTCCATGGGCGGGTCCAACCCGCTGGGCGGTGGCCAGCCGGCCGGTGACGCGGTGGCCGACTACAACGCCGCGGTCCGCGTCTACAACATGCAGCAGTGGACGGCGGCCCGGATGGGGTTCGAGGACTTCATCCAGAACTACCCGAGCGACGAGCTCGTGCCGGCCGCGTACTACTACCTCGGTGAGGTGTGGGTGCAGCTCGACGAGCCCGAGAATGCGATCGAGGCCTACGAGACGGTGGTCCAGTACCACATCGGCTCGGATCATGCGCCGCTGGCCCGCCTCGGGCTGGGGCTCACCTACCTGGAGCAGGGCGAGACCGCCCTCGCGCGCAACCAGTTCGAGACCCTCATCAACACCTGGGGCGACCACGAGGCCGCTGATCGGGCCCGCGAAGCGCTGGCGGGAATGGGCGGACGTCCGTCCTGA
- a CDS encoding biopolymer transporter ExbD: MARHRRNRNDLPLTADINVTSLVDVAFTLLVVFIIIAPALQGGVEITTPEADVAPLTSVDAPLIVTITREGQVYFEDTPMAMAEFRSAFLGVVEAAPPDVVYVRPDAQATAEQLLQVLGIINAAGVKPSVQAEQIEWTSN, encoded by the coding sequence ATGGCTCGCCATCGCCGCAACCGCAACGATCTGCCGCTCACGGCCGACATCAACGTCACCTCGCTGGTCGACGTGGCGTTCACCCTGCTGGTGGTGTTCATCATCATCGCCCCGGCGCTCCAGGGTGGGGTGGAGATCACCACGCCCGAGGCCGACGTGGCCCCGCTCACCTCGGTCGACGCCCCGCTGATCGTGACGATCACCCGCGAAGGCCAGGTGTACTTCGAAGACACGCCGATGGCGATGGCCGAGTTTCGCAGTGCCTTCCTCGGCGTGGTGGAGGCGGCGCCGCCGGATGTCGTATACGTGCGACCCGATGCCCAGGCGACGGCGGAGCAGCTGCTGCAGGTGCTGGGGATCATCAACGCTGCCGGGGTGAAGCCGTCGGTTCAGGCGGAGCAGATCGAATGGACTTCGAACTGA
- a CDS encoding TonB C-terminal domain-containing protein has product MDFELRSDRGRLPRSGLVVSGVLHLAVLVALLLAPALRQQPLQFETFELELVATSPEPVPLPPVTEDLVIETPDPSPPSPPDEVPPPDPRPDPDETPPPPDDPVVDDPEPEPEPEPVEPPVEDPPTTTSDDPPPEIPVDEAPEEETGSNVTVRMEGLKRDFPVYYANIVQQIQNCWRPPPGNSRWRVVLYFEIENDGTVKVVRPVERSGSSAFDLSAIGAVADCAGRGRFGPLPDEMPFEILPVQFTFEPRGIGGG; this is encoded by the coding sequence ATGGACTTCGAACTGAGGAGCGACCGCGGCCGACTGCCCCGCAGCGGGCTCGTCGTCTCCGGCGTCCTCCACCTGGCGGTGCTGGTTGCGCTCCTCCTCGCGCCCGCGCTCCGTCAGCAGCCCCTCCAGTTCGAGACCTTCGAGCTCGAGCTGGTGGCGACCTCGCCCGAGCCGGTGCCGCTGCCGCCCGTAACCGAGGATCTGGTGATCGAGACGCCCGATCCGTCGCCGCCCTCGCCGCCCGACGAGGTGCCTCCGCCGGACCCGCGCCCCGATCCCGACGAGACGCCGCCGCCTCCCGACGACCCGGTGGTCGATGATCCGGAGCCTGAGCCCGAGCCCGAGCCGGTCGAGCCGCCCGTCGAAGACCCGCCTACCACCACCTCCGACGATCCGCCCCCGGAGATCCCCGTCGACGAGGCTCCCGAAGAGGAGACCGGGTCGAACGTCACGGTGCGCATGGAAGGGCTGAAGCGGGACTTTCCGGTCTACTACGCGAACATCGTGCAGCAGATTCAGAACTGTTGGCGGCCGCCGCCCGGCAACAGCCGCTGGCGGGTGGTGCTTTACTTCGAGATCGAGAACGATGGAACCGTGAAGGTGGTTCGACCTGTAGAACGCTCCGGAAGCTCCGCATTCGACCTCTCCGCCATCGGCGCCGTCGCCGACTGCGCGGGTCGAGGCCGCTTCGGCCCGCTTCCCGACGAGATGCCCTTCGAGATCCTGCCGGTGCAGTTCACCTTCGAGCCCCGCGGGATCGGTGGGGGCTGA
- a CDS encoding tetratricopeptide repeat protein, translating into MSTFSVPTVQQRISQGMASWERDDFDTALAIFQEVLQDHPDFADVHNRMGLCLAMVGRHAEALAAFQEAVRLSPTYAEAHLNRGIVLTELGRHEEAQAAFDESSRLDSRDGGAFPSHVGNQIAVTHAQLGDLYLVANRPTLAAAQYRAALDVRPRFLDIRTKLAESLMEMGEMEGALRELSAVLEANPEFTGARLRMGVVLHRLGRTDDAVQEWSRCAQEDPDDLRPRAYLVSVGAQGSDARR; encoded by the coding sequence ATGAGCACCTTCTCGGTACCGACCGTGCAGCAACGCATCTCCCAAGGCATGGCCTCGTGGGAGCGCGACGACTTCGACACCGCCCTGGCGATCTTCCAGGAGGTGCTCCAGGATCACCCCGACTTCGCCGACGTCCACAACCGGATGGGGCTCTGCCTCGCCATGGTGGGGCGTCATGCCGAGGCGCTCGCGGCGTTCCAGGAGGCGGTTCGCCTCTCGCCCACCTACGCCGAGGCGCACCTCAACCGCGGGATCGTGCTCACCGAGCTCGGTCGCCACGAAGAGGCGCAGGCGGCTTTCGACGAGTCGTCCAGACTCGACTCGCGCGACGGGGGAGCCTTTCCGTCGCACGTGGGCAATCAGATCGCGGTCACGCACGCCCAGCTCGGCGATCTCTATCTGGTGGCGAATCGACCGACGCTGGCCGCCGCGCAGTACCGGGCGGCCCTCGACGTGCGCCCCCGATTCCTCGACATCCGGACGAAGCTGGCCGAGTCGCTGATGGAGATGGGTGAGATGGAGGGCGCGCTGCGCGAGTTGTCCGCCGTGCTCGAGGCGAACCCGGAGTTCACCGGGGCGCGACTCCGGATGGGCGTGGTGCTGCACCGTCTGGGGCGCACCGACGACGCCGTGCAGGAGTGGTCGCGATGCGCACAGGAGGATCCGGACGACCTCCGGCCCCGCGCCTACCTCGTGTCGGTCGGGGCCCAGGGGTCCGACGCCCGCCGCTGA
- a CDS encoding NAD-dependent epimerase/dehydratase family protein, whose amino-acid sequence MSESMRVVVTGGAGFIGSHVVDAYLSRGHQVWVVDDLSSGRRENLAPEAELVVADIASTEVRDLFREVKPDIVNHHAAQIDVRISVEDPARDARTNVLGLLNLTEGAMEVGTRRFVYVSSGGVVYGEPEVRPTPEGMPKLPMSPYGVTKLSGEYYLNYYRQVHGLEYVALRYSNVFGPRQDPHGEAGVVAIFCNRLLAGEALTIFGDGEQTRDYVFVKDVAAANMLASEMTLPEWDGAEGLDQVAFNVGTGLATSVNRLADALEGVAGIHPGRDYRAGRPGELRHSTLEAGKLRGRGWAPQVTLTQALQETYQHIEHTRNATT is encoded by the coding sequence ATGTCCGAATCCATGCGCGTCGTCGTCACCGGCGGCGCCGGTTTCATCGGAAGCCACGTCGTCGACGCCTATCTCTCCCGCGGTCACCAGGTGTGGGTGGTCGACGACCTCTCGTCGGGCCGTCGCGAGAACCTCGCCCCGGAGGCCGAGCTCGTGGTGGCCGACATCGCCTCGACGGAGGTGCGCGACCTCTTCCGCGAGGTGAAGCCCGACATCGTCAACCACCACGCCGCGCAGATCGACGTGCGGATCAGTGTGGAAGACCCGGCGCGCGACGCGCGGACCAACGTGCTCGGTCTGCTCAACCTGACCGAGGGCGCCATGGAGGTGGGCACCCGTCGCTTCGTGTACGTGTCGAGCGGTGGAGTGGTGTACGGCGAACCCGAGGTGCGACCGACGCCCGAAGGCATGCCCAAGCTTCCGATGTCTCCGTACGGCGTGACCAAGCTCTCGGGCGAGTACTACCTCAACTACTACCGCCAGGTGCACGGGCTGGAGTATGTGGCGCTTCGCTACAGCAACGTGTTCGGTCCGCGGCAGGATCCGCACGGCGAAGCCGGTGTAGTAGCGATCTTCTGCAACCGGCTCCTCGCCGGCGAAGCGCTTACGATCTTCGGGGACGGAGAGCAGACTCGTGACTACGTCTTCGTGAAGGATGTCGCCGCCGCCAACATGCTGGCGTCGGAGATGACCCTTCCCGAGTGGGACGGCGCCGAAGGGCTGGACCAGGTCGCCTTCAACGTGGGCACGGGGCTTGCTACCAGTGTGAACCGGCTGGCGGACGCCCTCGAGGGGGTGGCGGGCATCCATCCGGGTCGCGACTACCGGGCGGGACGTCCCGGTGAGCTCCGCCACAGCACCCTCGAAGCCGGCAAGCTTCGGGGTCGCGGCTGGGCCCCGCAGGTCACGCTGACGCAGGCGCTGCAGGAAACCTACCAGCACATCGAACACACCCGGAACGCCACGACGTGA
- a CDS encoding OmpA family protein yields MNHPRFIFTALAATLVLAACGGDPPPPPEPTGPTAEELERARLDSIAAEQERLARERAIADSIARAEAAREAELREARATLEEMVFFDYDESSLRPEAEQLLRRKAEILRASPAVQIRIEGHADERGSTEYNIALGNARAETVRQFFVSFGLSANRFAITSYGEERPIAQGSSETAWARNRRGEFVITAGANEINP; encoded by the coding sequence ATGAACCACCCCCGTTTCATCTTCACCGCGCTCGCTGCCACGCTGGTGCTCGCCGCGTGCGGCGGTGATCCGCCCCCGCCGCCCGAGCCGACCGGCCCCACCGCCGAGGAGCTCGAGCGGGCCCGCCTCGACTCCATCGCCGCCGAGCAGGAGCGCCTCGCTCGCGAGCGCGCGATCGCCGACTCGATCGCCCGTGCCGAGGCCGCCCGTGAGGCCGAGCTTCGCGAGGCGCGTGCCACCCTCGAGGAGATGGTCTTCTTCGACTACGACGAGTCGTCGCTGCGCCCCGAGGCCGAGCAGCTGCTCCGCCGCAAGGCCGAGATCCTGCGCGCGAGCCCGGCGGTCCAGATTCGGATCGAGGGACACGCCGACGAGCGGGGGTCGACCGAGTACAACATCGCGCTGGGCAACGCCCGTGCGGAGACGGTGCGGCAGTTCTTCGTCTCCTTCGGCCTCAGCGCCAACCGCTTCGCCATCACCTCGTACGGTGAGGAGCGTCCGATCGCGCAGGGCAGTTCCGAGACCGCGTGGGCGCGCAACCGGCGCGGTGAGTTCGTGATCACCGCCGGTGCGAACGAGATCAATCCGTAA
- a CDS encoding UDP-glucuronic acid decarboxylase family protein has protein sequence MRILVTGAAGFLGSHLAERLLDDGHAVVGLDNFVTGSRANVDRLRGRDGFSFVEHDISEPLEVEGPLEGIFHFASPASPVDYLEIPIQTLKVGSLGTHNCLGIAKVKGARFLLASTSEVYGDPQVHPQPESYWGHVNPVGPRGCYDEAKRFAEALTMAYHRHHGLDTRIVRIFNTYGPRMRPGDGRVVSNFIVQGLRGEPLTVYGDGSQTRSFCFVDDEVDGIVRLFHSDETQPINVGNPGEFTIRELADIVVEETGGGSTVTERPLPTDDPKVRRPDITLARELLGWEPKVSLREGLRRTIPWFRDQVEGGDARARTL, from the coding sequence GTGAGAATCCTCGTCACCGGAGCGGCCGGCTTCCTGGGGTCCCATCTCGCGGAGCGACTGCTCGACGACGGTCACGCCGTGGTCGGGCTCGACAACTTCGTGACCGGGTCCAGAGCGAACGTCGACCGGCTGCGCGGTCGCGATGGATTCTCGTTCGTCGAGCACGACATCTCCGAGCCCCTCGAGGTGGAGGGCCCGCTCGAGGGCATCTTCCACTTCGCATCGCCGGCGAGCCCGGTCGACTACCTCGAGATCCCGATCCAGACGCTGAAGGTGGGCAGTCTGGGCACCCACAACTGCCTGGGCATCGCGAAGGTCAAGGGAGCCCGCTTTCTTCTCGCCTCCACCTCGGAGGTGTACGGCGATCCGCAGGTGCACCCGCAGCCGGAGAGCTACTGGGGCCATGTGAACCCGGTGGGACCCCGCGGTTGCTACGACGAGGCGAAGCGCTTCGCGGAGGCGTTGACCATGGCGTACCATCGCCACCACGGCCTCGACACGCGCATCGTGCGGATCTTCAACACCTACGGCCCCCGAATGCGTCCGGGCGACGGGCGGGTGGTGTCGAACTTCATCGTTCAGGGGCTGCGGGGAGAGCCGCTCACCGTGTATGGCGACGGGTCGCAGACGCGGTCGTTCTGCTTCGTCGACGACGAGGTGGACGGAATCGTGCGGCTCTTCCACTCCGACGAGACGCAGCCGATCAATGTGGGCAACCCGGGCGAGTTCACGATCCGCGAACTGGCCGACATCGTGGTGGAGGAGACGGGCGGAGGCTCGACGGTGACCGAGCGACCGCTGCCGACCGACGATCCCAAGGTGCGGCGGCCCGACATCACGCTCGCCCGCGAGCTGCTGGGGTGGGAGCCGAAGGTGTCGCTCCGCGAGGGCCTGCGGCGCACGATCCCCTGGTTCCGGGATCAGGTGGAGGGCGGCGACGCCCGGGCGCGGACGCTCTGA
- a CDS encoding UDP-glucose/GDP-mannose dehydrogenase family protein → MNVAVVGTGYVGLVAGACLAETGNRVVCVDIDREKVEALRRGDIPIYEPGLEELVKRNVEAGRLSFTTDLASAVKPARVAFIAVGTPPDEDGSADLQHVLAVARDIGRAMEKETVVVTKSTVPVGTAQRVREAVEAETAVPVHVCSNPEFLKEGAAVDDFMKPDRVVVGVDHPAAEEALRELYAPFLRTGNALMVMDIPSAEITKYAANAMLATRISFMNAIAGLCERTGADVDKVRQGIGSDARIGSAFLFPGAGYGGSCFPKDVKALIRTSRELGAPSAILEAVEAVNEAQKQLLLSRVVRRFGGDLSGRTFAVWGLAFKPNTDDMREAPSRVTIEGLLERGAKVVAHDPEAIHEARRVFGDRIAYSKREYDSLDGADALIIHTEWLPYRRPDFAEMKSRMAQPILFDGRNLYAPAMMAGHGFEYYSIGRPVVGASSSAEV, encoded by the coding sequence TTGAACGTCGCTGTGGTGGGAACCGGGTACGTGGGCCTCGTGGCGGGCGCCTGTCTGGCCGAGACCGGGAACCGGGTCGTGTGCGTGGACATCGACCGCGAGAAGGTCGAGGCGCTGCGCCGCGGCGATATCCCCATCTACGAGCCCGGGCTCGAGGAGCTGGTGAAGCGCAACGTCGAGGCGGGGCGCCTGTCGTTCACCACGGATCTCGCATCGGCGGTGAAGCCGGCCCGGGTCGCCTTCATCGCCGTGGGCACGCCGCCCGACGAGGACGGCAGCGCCGACCTGCAGCACGTGCTGGCGGTGGCCCGCGACATCGGCCGCGCGATGGAGAAGGAGACGGTGGTGGTGACCAAGAGCACCGTGCCGGTCGGTACGGCGCAGCGGGTGCGCGAGGCGGTGGAGGCCGAGACCGCCGTGCCGGTGCACGTCTGCTCGAACCCCGAGTTCCTGAAGGAGGGGGCCGCGGTCGACGACTTCATGAAGCCCGACCGCGTGGTGGTGGGGGTGGATCATCCCGCGGCCGAGGAGGCCCTCCGCGAGCTGTACGCGCCCTTCCTGCGCACCGGCAACGCGCTGATGGTGATGGACATCCCCTCGGCGGAGATCACCAAGTACGCGGCGAACGCGATGCTCGCCACGCGGATCAGCTTCATGAACGCGATCGCGGGACTGTGCGAGCGGACGGGCGCCGACGTCGACAAGGTCCGTCAGGGCATCGGCTCCGACGCGCGCATCGGCTCCGCCTTCCTCTTTCCGGGGGCGGGCTACGGCGGGTCGTGCTTTCCCAAGGATGTGAAGGCGCTGATCCGCACGAGTCGCGAACTGGGGGCGCCGTCGGCGATTCTCGAGGCCGTGGAGGCGGTGAACGAGGCGCAGAAGCAGCTGCTGCTGAGTCGGGTGGTTCGCCGCTTCGGCGGCGACCTCTCGGGCCGCACCTTCGCGGTATGGGGGCTCGCCTTCAAGCCGAACACCGACGACATGCGCGAAGCGCCCTCGCGGGTGACCATCGAGGGTCTGCTCGAGCGGGGCGCGAAGGTGGTGGCGCACGACCCGGAGGCGATCCACGAGGCGCGGCGGGTCTTCGGCGATCGCATCGCGTACTCGAAGCGGGAGTACGATTCGCTCGACGGTGCGGACGCCCTGATCATCCACACCGAGTGGCTGCCCTACCGGCGGCCGGACTTCGCCGAGATGAAGTCCCGCATGGCCCAGCCGATCCTCTTCGATGGACGAAACCTGTACGCACCCGCGATGATGGCGGGGCACGGGTTCGAGTACTACTCCATCGGCCGCCCCGTGGTGGGCGCGTCGAGCAGCGCGGAGGTCTGA